Genomic segment of Hyalangium ruber:
CGCCATCGTGACGAGCCTGGGCGGCAGCCTGCACGCGGAGAGTCAGCCCGGCGTGGGCACCCGCTTCGTCCTCGTCCTGCCGGCCGCGTGAGGGATCGATGCTGCGCTGGCTCCTCCCTACCCTCGTGACCCTCGGATGCGGCCTGCTGGCCATCGGCTGGGGGCTGGTGAGCCTGCAGCGCATCTTCGCCCAGGAGACCGAGGACGCCCGCGCGCAGCTTTTCGCCCGCCGGGACGAGCTCGAGCGCTACGCCATCGAGGCCGTGCGGCAGAAGCTCACCCAGAAGCTCGCCGAGAGCGCCCCCAGCATCAAACGCGCCGCCGAGGATCCCCTCGCCCAAGCCGATGGGCTCTACCTCGGCTTCCGGGAGTATCAGTTCCTGCCCCGCCTCTCCCGCCCCAGGCCCGGGGCACAGACCCCCGCCCAAAGGATCCACGAGGAGCTCGCCCTGTTGCTCCAGGCCGCCTCGGCTCCAGAGCCCTGGCAGGAGCGGATGAACCTGCTGCGCGCCATCGAGGCCGCGCTCGCCAGAAAGGAGCCTGAGCGCGCCGAGGAGTACCTGGAGGCGCTGCTGCGCTACCGGACGGAGCACCCCCTGCATGCCTCCCGCGAGATTCCCTTCACCGTGTTCGTCGCGGAGCGGCTCCAGCGCGGCCCGGACACGCCGGAGCTCGTGCGCCGGCTCATCACCGGCGAGCTCGCCGATGAGTTCGGAGGGATCGCCCAGGGCGCCGGGCTGCAGCGCGACCTGCTGCGGGAGTGCTACCGCTTCACCCAGCCGGACTTCGACTTCCTGAACGAGCGGATCCTCCGCCTGAGCTGGCAGATGGGCGAGCCCACCGAGGACTTCGAGGCACGCGTCCAGGAGCTCGGGGCCGGCGCGCTGGTCATCCCGGCGAAGCTCAGCGGACCCACGCTCATCGGCGAGCGCTGGTACCTGGAGCCCGATGGCGAGGTGGTCCGCGGCATCGCCGTGCAGCTCGAGGACCTGCTGCCGGTCGTCTCGCGGGAGATGCGCGAGCGGGCGCTCTTCGACGCGGAGGACGAGGTGCGGTTGGGAGACCTCGACCCGGTGCAGCCGCTCTCGTCGCTGAAGCTCGCGGTGGTCATGCCCCGGTGGGCCGCCACGGAGAAGGACATCACCCAGCGCTACGGGCTCAAGACGGTGCTGGTGGCCATCTGCGGCGCGCTCGCGGTGGCCATCGTGGTGCTCGCTGGGCTCGCCCAGCACCGCAAGTACCGCTTCCTGGAGCTCAAGAGCGACTTCGTGGCCACCGTCTCCCACGAGCTGCGCACGCCCCTGGCCTCCATCCGACTGTTGGCTGAGACGCTGGAGCGCAAGGCCCGGAACACGCCCGAGGTGCGCGACTACCCCGCGCGCATCATCCAGGCCACCGACGGGCTGCACTTCCTGGTCGAGAACATCCTGTCCTTCAATCGCATCGACAAGGGCCGCTGGGCGCCCCAGTTTGCCCAGGTGCGACTGGAGGAACTGGTGGGCACGCTCCGATCCGATCTCGCCGGCGCCACCAGCGTCCCGGTGCAGCTCACCTCCGACGTGGGCGAGGTGGAGCTCACGGCGGACCCGTCCCTGCTGCGCCTGCTCTTCTCCAACTTGGGGCGCAACGCGTGCGCCTACAACCACCGTGCCCCGGTGGAGATCTCTCTGCATGCCCACGCCGTGCCCGGCAAGGGCTGCACGGTGCTCTTCGGGGACAACGGCATCGGCATCCCCGAGCGCGAGTGGGAGAATGTCTTCCAGGACTTCTACCGGCTCAAACACCCCGGGCCCGAGGTACACGGCAGCGGGCTGGGGCTGGCGCTCTGCCGAAGGATCATGCACGTGCATGGAGGCACCCTGCGCATCGCCTCCTCCAGCCCCCAGGGCACCACCTTCGCGCTGATCTTCCCGGAGCCGCGCCGATGACGACCCAGAGTTCTCAGCCCTCCTTCCGCCCCGCCATCCTCGTCGTCGAGGACGACCCGAACCTGCGGCTCGGCCTGCAGGACAACCTCCAGGACGAGGGATTCGACGTCGCCGTCGCCTCCAACGCCCAGGACGCGGAGGGGCTGCTGCGCGCGCGCACCTTCGATCTGCTCATCCTCGACGTCATGCTCCCGGGCGAGGACGGCTACTCCCTGTGCCGACGGCTGCGTGCCGGGGGCCTGCAGAGCATGGTGATGATGCTCACCGCGCGCACGCTGGAGGACGACATCGTCCGCGGCTTCGAGGCTGGCGCGCAGGACTACCTGACCAAGCCCTACCGGCTGCGGGAGCTGCTCGCCCGGGTACGGGCCCTCGTGCGCCGGGCCGGTACCGCTCCGCCCCAGGTGCTGGGCTTCGCCAGCTTCACCCTGGACCTCGTCCGCCGCGCCCTGGCCCGGGCCGATGGGAGCATCGTCGAGCTGACCCGCACGGAGTTCGATCTGCTGGCCTTCCTCGTGCGCCACAGAGACCGCGCCCTCACCCGCCAGGAGATCCTCGACGCGGTCTGGGGACAGGACGTGGTGGTGGACCCGCGCACCGTGGACAACTTCGTCTCCAACCTGAAGAAGAAGCTCGGGTGGACGAGCACCTCGGGCTTCACCATCCACACCATCCGCGGCGTGGGCTACCGCATGGAGATCGACTCCGTGACGAAACCATGACGGAAAGATGGACGGCCCACGGCCATCGGCACGCCGCGATTCCCTACCTTGAGGGTGCGTGGACAGGGGCGCTCTAGACGTCAGCCCACGCCGGTGAGGGGCCGCATGGTGTGGCCTTCCCCGGTAGGAGCGCCGGTCTGTGGGAGGCCAGGATGTTCCAGTCAGTCGTCGATCAGCGAGGGTGGCGTTCCGGTCGTATCGGTACAGGCGCGGGGGTGTCCGTGCTGGTGCATGCGGGAGTCTTCGCCGCGGCACTCTTCCTCTCGGCGGGGGCCGCGAAGGAGATCACCCAGGAGCCGCCCGAGGTCGTCTTCAAGGTGGCCCCGCCGCAGCCTCCCCGGGGAAACCCGAACCCCTCCACCCCCAAGCAGGTGGCTCAGCCCAAGCCCAAGCCCAAGCCCAAGAAGTTCACACAGCCCAGCGTCATCCCCCCCACGCCTCCGCCCGAGGTCGAGCCGGCCACCACGCCCGAGCCGGATCCCGTGGACGATCTCCCCTACATCGAGGGCAGCGATCCGGACGGTGTGGATGAGGGCGGCGTGCCCGGCGCCAAGGTCATCACCGGCCTGGAGCAGGCGCTCACCGCCCTGGAGCCCACGGGCGACGAGA
This window contains:
- a CDS encoding sensor histidine kinase, whose amino-acid sequence is MLRWLLPTLVTLGCGLLAIGWGLVSLQRIFAQETEDARAQLFARRDELERYAIEAVRQKLTQKLAESAPSIKRAAEDPLAQADGLYLGFREYQFLPRLSRPRPGAQTPAQRIHEELALLLQAASAPEPWQERMNLLRAIEAALARKEPERAEEYLEALLRYRTEHPLHASREIPFTVFVAERLQRGPDTPELVRRLITGELADEFGGIAQGAGLQRDLLRECYRFTQPDFDFLNERILRLSWQMGEPTEDFEARVQELGAGALVIPAKLSGPTLIGERWYLEPDGEVVRGIAVQLEDLLPVVSREMRERALFDAEDEVRLGDLDPVQPLSSLKLAVVMPRWAATEKDITQRYGLKTVLVAICGALAVAIVVLAGLAQHRKYRFLELKSDFVATVSHELRTPLASIRLLAETLERKARNTPEVRDYPARIIQATDGLHFLVENILSFNRIDKGRWAPQFAQVRLEELVGTLRSDLAGATSVPVQLTSDVGEVELTADPSLLRLLFSNLGRNACAYNHRAPVEISLHAHAVPGKGCTVLFGDNGIGIPEREWENVFQDFYRLKHPGPEVHGSGLGLALCRRIMHVHGGTLRIASSSPQGTTFALIFPEPRR
- a CDS encoding response regulator transcription factor gives rise to the protein MTTQSSQPSFRPAILVVEDDPNLRLGLQDNLQDEGFDVAVASNAQDAEGLLRARTFDLLILDVMLPGEDGYSLCRRLRAGGLQSMVMMLTARTLEDDIVRGFEAGAQDYLTKPYRLRELLARVRALVRRAGTAPPQVLGFASFTLDLVRRALARADGSIVELTRTEFDLLAFLVRHRDRALTRQEILDAVWGQDVVVDPRTVDNFVSNLKKKLGWTSTSGFTIHTIRGVGYRMEIDSVTKP
- a CDS encoding energy transducer TonB; this encodes MFQSVVDQRGWRSGRIGTGAGVSVLVHAGVFAAALFLSAGAAKEITQEPPEVVFKVAPPQPPRGNPNPSTPKQVAQPKPKPKPKKFTQPSVIPPTPPPEVEPATTPEPDPVDDLPYIEGSDPDGVDEGGVPGAKVITGLEQALTALEPTGDETVPFGQGMKPPKLVSGAPIQYTREALEASVRGMLVAKCVITREGEVENCKVIKGLPHMDVAVLSALETRQYSPVMWQGKPISVSYMFNIKLEMPR